GCTCGATTCGGGCGACTTAGCCTATTTAAGTATCGAAGCCCGTAAACTGCTCGATGCCGCCGGGTTTGAGAATACCGACATTGTGGCCAGCAATGACCTCGACGAAACAATCATCAACAGTTTGAAGCAGCAGGGGGCCAAAATCAATATTTGGGGTGTGGGCACCAAGCTCGTTACCGCATTCGACCAACCGGCGCTGGGTGGGGTTTATAAACTGGCTGCCTTGCGGAACGATACAGGCGAGTGGTCTTATAAAATGAAGTTGTCCGAACAGGCTATTAAAATATCGACGCCGGGTATTCAGCAGGTTCGCCGGTTTCGGGACGAACGCGGCTTTCTGGCCGACATGATTTACGATACGGAGGTGATGCATGAATCAACAGGTATGGCCACTATGATTGATCCTCTCGACTTTACAAAACGCCGTCGTTTTGACGCCAACCAACCCCACGAAGACTTGCTGGTACCTGTATTTCAAGACGGTCAGTGCGTGTATACCTCGCCGGGTATTCATGACGTACGGGCGCGGGTGCAGGAACAACTAGCAGGCCTGCACCCTGGCGTAAAGCGTTTCGTAAACCCGCACATTTATCCAGTAGGGTTAGAAAAGCGGCTGCATGATCATAAAACAGAACTTATCCTTAAGCTGCGGGAAGGTCAGACCAAAAAATAAGTTACTAACCGGAATCGTAGATTCTGCTAAGGCGTGGACCAGCCCAGGCGCAGGTTGGTTAGTCGTGAGGAATGGATGGGTGATCGTAGAGGTTGAACATAGCGTTTTGATTGAGCAGGTGTGACTAAAAACGGAAAGCGGAAGTAAACAATGGCTACCTACTGATAGGTAAATATTTACAAATAAGCCTTATTGTAAAATCAGTAACAAGGGAAGCTATGTCAACCCTAGGCTTTTTCTTGCCAACCCTCATTTTTTTCTTGTGGAAAAAATAATTGTCTAGAAAAGCAAGGGGTTGAGTAGATTTGCTGGCAGAGAGGTTGTTGACTACCTATTGAATTTCACACCATGACGTGCTGTTTGCGAGCCTTTTTCGTTTGCCTTGGAGGGTTATGGCTAATTGCGTCCAGCCTAGGCATTGCGCAGGAGCCTTCCTATCTGAAGGTACAGACCAATCGACTGCAAAAGGCACAGCAAGCCGAGCAGGAAGCCCTGGCAAAACGGGATTCGTCATTGCTGGCCGAAGCCTACTACCTGTATGGGAAAACCTACTCCTTTACAGGCGACTATCAGAATGCACATCGGTATTTTATCAAATCACTTCGTATTCTTGAACCCAAAGGTTTCTCGGAAGAACTCAGTCGGCTCTACTATCGGCTGAGTAACATCGAAATCAAGCAGGGGCATCTGACAGAGGCAGTACGATACGGCCGGTATGCCATGCACATTGCACGGTCCTTGAAGTCAGATACTGCCCTTTCACGAGCCTGCATCGGGTTGGGACAGGTCTATGCAAATATCTGGACGAACCAGCGCCCACAGGCTCGAACGTCGTACGACAGTAGCCTTTTCTTCTATGGCGAAGCCGAAGCCGCCTGTCGACGGTTGAAAGATAGCGTTGGCGTCGCCGATGTATATGCCGCCCTGGGCGAACTGCTGGCCAGTGCTCGACATCCACAGGCCGCTACCTATCTGGAGAAGTCATTAACGTTATTTCAGTTCAAGAAGAAGGCGGATATTCTATTGAAAGTTATGCCGCAACTGGCCGGAATCTACCTTGATAACGGACAGTTTGACAAGGCCTGGCAGCTGCTGAGCGATGCCGAAAAACAATATAAATCGCGAAATCTGAATGATTACGATACTCAGATCGGTATTGATGTTCAGCTTGTTCGCTATTATGAAAAGACAAACCAGTGGAAATTGGCCTACGAACGACTAAGGCAGTTGGAACGCCTTCAGAACTATGCCTTTCGGGCTGATCACCAGGGAGCCATCACCCGGCTCAATGTGGAATACGAAACGGAAAAAAAAGAAGCCCTGCTGAAAGCCCAAAATCGTGAATTGATGTTGCGTACCGAAACTCTGCAGAGCCAGCGTCGATTTACCATTACCCTATCGTTGCTGCTGGTGCTGGTAACGGCTATGAGCCTGGTGTTTTTTCGACTTAATCGACGCAATCAGCGAATCAGCCGCCAGAACGAAGCGTTAGTAAAAGAGCAGAACCACCGGGTCAAGAACAACCTCCAGGTGGTAGCCAGTCTGCTGAATCTTCAGGCTAAACGATTGTCGGACGAATCGGCCAGGAAAGCTGTTGAAGAAAGTCGATTGCGGATTCAGTCCATGGCGATTGTCCACCGACGACTCTATGATGGAGAAAAGCTGGCACAGATTGATCTGGACGAATTTGTTCGGGAACTGGTGCAGGGGGTTTTAAAAACCTTTGGGTATCCGGCGCTTGAGCCTCATTTTACGATCGCGCCCATCCCGCTTACGGTCGATAAAGCCGTGCCGATGGGGTTGATTCTGAATGAGCTCATAACTAATGCCTGTAAATATGCGTTTCCTGCTAATGATACCCCTCAGTTGTGGATTAGCTGCCGCCAGCGGGGAGTACAGCTTGAATGCACAGTTGCTGACAATGGGCCTGGTTTCGATAATACGGAAACGTCATTTTGGGATGATAATGTAGTGGTTCAGCGTACCTCGTTCGGCATGGCGCTAATCGATGCACAGGTAGCCCAGTTATCGGGAACCTATTCGTTCAGCACGGGCGAAGGCGGAAAGGGAACGCTATTTAGTATGGTCTATAAACTGTAGTTAGTGAGGAATTATGAATCCGTTAACGATTCTGATTGTTGAAGATGAAACCATTACGGCTATGGACCTTCGCGAGACGCTTCAGGAAGCGGGGCATAGGGTAGTGGCTATTGCGCGTACATTTGATCAGGCGCTGGAAGCTGTTAAGCGGCACCGGCCCGATCTGGCGTTGATCGACATACAACTGGAAGGATCCAGTGCCGATGGAATAACAACAGCGCGGGAACTGCTGGAAATTCATCGAATGCCGATTATTTACCTGACGGCCAATTCGGAGCCATCAACATTTCAGGCAGCTAAGAAAACACTTCCGGCCGCGTATTTGCTCAAACCTTTTCGGCACGACGAATTGAAATTACAGGTCGAACTGGCCTATTATTATTTCCAGTCGATGCTCAAAGAGTCGGAAGACGTTGCTTCGTCGGGGTATTTGTACCTGCCGGTCGATAAAGGGTATGAGAAGGTGGCTCCCAATACGGTGTTATACGTTGAAGCCGACGGGGCTTATGTGAAATTGTACCTGAACAATGGCAAAACGCACCATATCAGCACGAACCTGAGCCATCTGGCTCAGTATTTTCAGGCGGCTAATTTCTATCGCCTTTCCCGCTCATTACTCATTAATCTCGACCATGTAGAGCGCGTAGAACCTAATTACCTGTTCTTAACAGACTACCGGCCCGCTATCCAGATTCCAGCTACCAGCCGGAAAGAACTGCTGAAAAAACTAACCATCGTACGAACCAAATAGGAATCCAACTAGCTTCAGGAAAGTGGCGTACACCCACCGTTATGGCTCGACTGGGGCAGAACGACTAAAAATATTCTCTATTTCTTAATACGAAGCAGGTCGCTTGTACTGAAAAAATCCGTTGCTTTACTTCTCCTCAGATAAATTCAATCCATGCAACCCATTGAA
This window of the Spirosoma aerolatum genome carries:
- a CDS encoding response regulator, translated to MNPLTILIVEDETITAMDLRETLQEAGHRVVAIARTFDQALEAVKRHRPDLALIDIQLEGSSADGITTARELLEIHRMPIIYLTANSEPSTFQAAKKTLPAAYLLKPFRHDELKLQVELAYYYFQSMLKESEDVASSGYLYLPVDKGYEKVAPNTVLYVEADGAYVKLYLNNGKTHHISTNLSHLAQYFQAANFYRLSRSLLINLDHVERVEPNYLFLTDYRPAIQIPATSRKELLKKLTIVRTK
- a CDS encoding histidine kinase dimerization/phosphoacceptor domain -containing protein; amino-acid sequence: MTCCLRAFFVCLGGLWLIASSLGIAQEPSYLKVQTNRLQKAQQAEQEALAKRDSSLLAEAYYLYGKTYSFTGDYQNAHRYFIKSLRILEPKGFSEELSRLYYRLSNIEIKQGHLTEAVRYGRYAMHIARSLKSDTALSRACIGLGQVYANIWTNQRPQARTSYDSSLFFYGEAEAACRRLKDSVGVADVYAALGELLASARHPQAATYLEKSLTLFQFKKKADILLKVMPQLAGIYLDNGQFDKAWQLLSDAEKQYKSRNLNDYDTQIGIDVQLVRYYEKTNQWKLAYERLRQLERLQNYAFRADHQGAITRLNVEYETEKKEALLKAQNRELMLRTETLQSQRRFTITLSLLLVLVTAMSLVFFRLNRRNQRISRQNEALVKEQNHRVKNNLQVVASLLNLQAKRLSDESARKAVEESRLRIQSMAIVHRRLYDGEKLAQIDLDEFVRELVQGVLKTFGYPALEPHFTIAPIPLTVDKAVPMGLILNELITNACKYAFPANDTPQLWISCRQRGVQLECTVADNGPGFDNTETSFWDDNVVVQRTSFGMALIDAQVAQLSGTYSFSTGEGGKGTLFSMVYKL